TACTAGCGACGGGCGGCACTATCGCGTCGCGCCACGACGATCGCGGCGCGCTCGTCCCCGTGCTGCGCGGTGAGGCGCTGCTCGGCGGCATACGCCTGCACCCCGCATTGGAGGTGCAGGTCGTCGACCTCGAACCGGTCGCGAGCTACGCCACGACTCTCACGGCGATGGTCGACGTCGTCCTGCATGTGCGCGCCCTGCTCGAGACGGGATGCGAGGGCGTCGTCGTGACTCACGGCACGGACACGCTCGAGGAGATGGCGTTTCTCACCTCGATGCTTCTGCCCCTCGACGCACGGGTCGCATTGACCGGTGCGCAGCGCCCCGCGGGGGAAGCGGACACGGATGCTCTGAGGAACCTCGCGGATGCCTTCGCCGCGGTACGAGAAGGCCTGCCCGTCTCGGTCGTGATCGGTGGGCTCGCCATCGCTGGTGCGGAGGCCCGGAAGACGCACAGCTCTGCCATCGACGCCTTCTCCGGAGGGGCCGCAGGAGCGATCGCCCTCATCGACGATGACGAGGTGATCAGGCTGTCGCGTCCCTATCGAGGCGCCGTGTTCGCCGGCGTCGATCGGCCGATCGTCCCTCGCGTGGACATCGTGAAGTCGGGCGCGGGCACCAACGCCGATCACATCGACGCTTCCGTGCGGGGCGGTGCGGCTGGCATCGTGCTGGAAGCCATGGGTCGCGGCAACACGAGTCCGTCCGTGACGGCGGCGGTCGAGCGCGCCGTGCGTGCCGGAGTCGTCGTGCTCATCACATCCCGTACAGGTGCGGGGCTCGTGCGTCCCGCGTACGGAGTGGGGGGCGGCGCCGACCTCCGCGACGCCGGAGCGCTCTTCGCGGGCGACCTCACGACCTCACGAGCGCGCGTCGCCCTCTCGCTCGCGATCGGCCAGTCGGATGCGGAGTCGGTCGAAGAACTCGTCACCCGGACGTGGAAGGTGGTGCCCGATGCGTGCTGACGGTGTCGTCCTCACTCGATTCGGTGGGCCCGAGGTCCTCGACGTGACATCCATCGACATTCCCGAGCCGGGGCCGGGGGAGGTTCTCGTGCGCGTCACGGCCGTCTCCCTCAACCACCTCGATCTGGAGATCCGCGCCGGTGTCTCTCGCCTTCCCATCGACCTCCCGCACGTGCTCGGACGAGAGGTCGTCGGAGAAGTCGTCGCCGCCGCGGATGCGGACTCGCC
This genomic stretch from Microbacterium sp. SLBN-146 harbors:
- a CDS encoding asparaginase → MKVGLLATGGTIASRHDDRGALVPVLRGEALLGGIRLHPALEVQVVDLEPVASYATTLTAMVDVVLHVRALLETGCEGVVVTHGTDTLEEMAFLTSMLLPLDARVALTGAQRPAGEADTDALRNLADAFAAVREGLPVSVVIGGLAIAGAEARKTHSSAIDAFSGGAAGAIALIDDDEVIRLSRPYRGAVFAGVDRPIVPRVDIVKSGAGTNADHIDASVRGGAAGIVLEAMGRGNTSPSVTAAVERAVRAGVVVLITSRTGAGLVRPAYGVGGGADLRDAGALFAGDLTTSRARVALSLAIGQSDAESVEELVTRTWKVVPDAC